A window of Ictalurus furcatus strain D&B chromosome 18, Billie_1.0, whole genome shotgun sequence contains these coding sequences:
- the txnl1 gene encoding thioredoxin-like protein 1 encodes MVGVKVIASDSEFQPELTGAGSRLAVVKFTMAGCRPCVRIAPAFTTLSNKYPHVVFLEVDVHVCQGTAAANNISATPTFLFFRNKVRVDQYQGADASGLEDKIKQHVENDPGSNEDSDIPKGYMDLMPFVNKAGCECLNESDDYGFDNCLIKDSSYLESDCDEQLLITIAFNQPVKLFSMKLQASDLAQAPKCVKIFINLPRSMDFDDAERSEPTQTLELSEEDYKDEGLISLRYVKFQNVNSATLFIKSNQGDEETTKVNYLTFIGTPVQATNMNDFKRVVGKKGESH; translated from the exons atggtCGGTGTTAAAGTAATCGCAAGCGATTCGGAATTCCAGCCGGAACTGACCGGTGCCGGCTCCAGACTGGCCGTCGTGAAGTTCACCATGGCCGG GTGTCGTCCATGTGTCAGAATAGCTCCAGCTTTCACCACGCTGAGCAACAAGTACCCACATGTTGTTTTCCTTGAAGTCGATGTCCATGTGTGTCAG GGAACAGCGGCAGCCAACAACATCTCTGCCACGCCGACGTTCCTGTTTTTCCGAAACAAAGTGCGTGTGGATCAGTATCAGGGAGCGGACGCCTCAGGCCTCGAGGACAAAATCAAACAGCACGTGGAGAATGACCCGGGGAGTAACGAGGACTCGGACATTCCCAAAGGATAC atggatCTTATGCCTTTTGTGAATAAAGCCGGATGCGAGTGTCTTAACGAGAGCGACGACTACGGCTTTGACAACTGCTTAATCAAAGACTCATCCTACCTCGAGTCAGACTGCGATGAACAG CTCCTCATCACAATCGCCTTCAATCAGCCTGTAAAGCTTTTCTCTATGAAGCTGCAGGCATCGGATTTGG CTCAGGCACCAAAGTGTGTGAAGATCTTCATTAATCTCCCGCGCTCCATGGACTTTGATGACGCCGAGAGAAGCGAGCCGACGCAGACTCTGGAGCTTTCGGAGGAAGACTACAAAGACGAAGGCCTCATCTCGCTCAGATACGTCAAATTTCAGAACGTCAACAGCGCCACC CTGTTCATTAAGTCGAACCAAGGGGACGAGGAGACGACAAAAGTGAACTACCTGACGTTTATAGGAACCCCAGTGCAGGCCACCAACATGAACGACTTCAAACGG GTTGTAGGGAAGAAAGGAGAGAGCCATTGA
- the nars1 gene encoding asparagine--tRNA ligase, cytoplasmic: MADEGTQGVEQMSLRELYVSDKQGSDQDGDGTQQKPFKTALNALLFAGKEPFPTIYVDSQKEGERWAVISKTQLKNVKKLYHKEQMKTDAKEKKEVEDAERREKNLEEAKKIVLENDPNLPEPKTVKIHQLESLREQRVKVFGWVHRLRRQGKNLLFIVLRDGTGFLQCVLTDKLCQCYNGLMLSTESTVALYGIVKPVPEGKQAPGGHELHCDFWELIGLAPAGGADNLLNEESDVDVQLNNRHMMIRGENVSKILRVRSTVTHCFREHFFSRGYYEITPPTLVQTQVEGGSTLFNLNYFGEQAYLTQSSQLYLETCIPALGDTFCIAQSYRAEQSRTRRHLSEYTHIEAECPFMTFEDLLNRLEDLVCDVVDRVLKSPAAPLLYELNPDFKPPKRPFKRMNYADAITWLKEHDVKKDDGTYYEFGEDIPEAPERLMTDSINETILLCRFPAEIKSFYMQRCAEDRRLTESVDVLMPNVGEIVGGSMRIWDAEELLEGYKREGIDPTPYYWYTDQRKYGTCPHGGYGLGLERFLTWLLNRHHIRDVCLYPRFIQRCRP; the protein is encoded by the exons ATGGCGGACGAAGGGACCCAGGGTGTAGAACAAATGTCGCTAC gTGAGCTGTATGTCTCTGATAAACAGGGTAGTGATCAGGATGGAGATGGGACTCAACAGAAACCATTCAAAACCGCACTGAAT GCGCTGCTATTTGCTGGAAAAGAACCATTCCCAACCATCTATGTGGATTCTCAAAAAGAAGGAGAG CGCTGGGCTGTGATCTCTAAAACCCAGCTGAAGAATGTGAAAAAACTCTATCATAAGGAACAAATGAAGACTgatgcaaaagaaaagaaagag GTGGAAGATGccgagaggagagagaaaaatctAGAGGAAGCCAAGAAGATTGTTCTTGAGAACGACCCTAACCTCCCAGAACCCAAAACG gttaAGATCCATCAGCTGGAGTCTCTGAGGGAACAGAGAGTCAAAGTGTTTGGCTGGGTGCACAGGCTACGCCGtcaag gAAAGAACCTCCTGTTCATTGTGCTGAGAGATGGAACAGGATTCCTGCAGTGTGTACTCACCGATAAACTG tgtcAGTGCTATAATGGACTCATGTTGTCTACTGAAAGCACAGTGGCTCTGTATGGAATAGTGAAGCCGGTCCCTGAGGGAAAACAG GCTCCAGGAGGCCACGAGTTGCACTGCGATTTCTGGGAGCTGATCGGTCTCGCTCCGGCCGGCGGCGCCGACAATCTTCTGAACGAGGAGTCCGACGTGGACGTTCAGCTCAACAATAGGCACATGATGATCCGTGGAGAAAACGTGTCCAAAATCCTGCGGGTGCGCTCCACGGTCACGCACTGCTTCAGAGAGCACTTCTTCAGCCGTGGCTACTATGAG ATCACTCCTCCCACTCTGGTGCAGACTCAGGTGGAAGGTGGCTCCACCCTCTTCAATCTGAATTATTTTGGAGAGCAAGCGTACTTGACCCAGTCATCGCAGCTTTATCTGGAGACATGCATCCCAGCTCTCGGAGATACGTTCTGCATCGCCCAATCGTATCGCGCTGAGCAGTCCCGCACTCGCAGACACCTTTCTGA GTACACCCACATTGAGGCTGAGTGTCCGTTCATGACCTTTGAAGATCTGCTGAACAGATTAGAGGATCTAGTGTGTGATGTGGTGGATCGAGTCCTGAAGTCTCCTGCTGCTCCGCTGCTCTACGAACTGAACCCT gacttCAAGCCCCCCAAGAGGCCGTTTAAGAGGATGAACTATGCCGATGCCATTACATGGCTTAAGGAGCACGACGTTAAAAAAGATGATGGGACCTACTACGAGTTTGGAGAG GATATCCCTGAAGCCCCTGAGAGGCTGATGACCGACTCCATCAACGAGACCATCCTGCTGTGTCGCTTCCCAGCTGAGATCAAATCATTTTACATGCAGCGCTGTGCCGAGGACCGACGCCTCACCGAATCG gttgatGTGTTGATGCCCAACGTTGGTGAGATCGTTGGAGGGTCGATGCGTATCTGGGATGCTGAGGAGCTGTTGGAGGGCTACAAGAGAGAAGGCATCGACCCCACTCCTTACTACTGGTACACTGaccag AGGAAGTATGGGACATGTCCTCATGGTGGATACGGGCTCGGCCTCGAACGTTTCCTCACCTGGCTGCTCAACCGTCACCACATTCGAGACGTGTGCCTCTACCCACGCTTCATCCAGCGCTGCAGGCCATGA